A single genomic interval of Asinibacterium sp. OR53 harbors:
- a CDS encoding helicase-related protein has translation MSYNSQQKLKNNIEAIRIALDWSAENKLTADRLSALKKYSGFGGLKAVLFPKATKEEWKKQNASKEDLKLYPQIMELHQLLQQKLADKEYKNAIDLIRNSILTAFYTPEIIPQSLFAVLKERGIEPAAMYEPSSGAGVFATEAVAAFPSLQQINAVEKDFLTGKVLRALSSSLPLPVSVQIKGFEDTPASENGKYDLVVSNIPFGNFKVYDESIQEKGLTDKIHNYFFAKGLDKLKDGGLLAYITTDAFLNNPSNQVAREYLFNSADFISLNVLPDNLMKDTGNTEAPSHLLIVQKNQAKQSLSKEEKQLVKTVEQQNEFGDYQHNQYIVLHPEIILGNQIKPGKDQYGKAHEVIWQTGDIKLIAPKLAETVAKGIDARFNKEAFRQQIKQVPKQTGTQLTYTDMPENKPDNSSVQLGLFDAGASNNLNRASAYINPLDAAVIDKKTARILNIIRSKDKPQHELVVLMTAKSTAFKQYVYKLYSNAEEIKFSTNWMNASLLQHELAGLTNSLKKYDQQFYNDGDAVFHVSIGDDDKLETLRDINPFYKEGTLIVHNNRVGFVSYLASDDKKPVFMPSLQDKKDLGFYQQYTNIRDMYLSLMEKENSGIAADENLRKDLNEGYEALIKGYGLLNSAANRQRILKDEAFGLTMLSSIERKEGEQFIKSDILTQSLLPKQEVYVTDNPLEALAKSLNDKGKVDIEFIAAATDGTEPETIAALGNHIYINPANNEWETADQFLSGNVVSKLRVVSEAAEKNPDNLQLFKSFSALQKVQPEKIPFELLDFNLGERWIPIDYYSRFASHLFELNTEVKYFSSLDTFKVNAKLTNAKINQEYAVTTKSGRPTYGDALLEYALENTTPFYSYEIEVAGKSTRVPDSEAIQLAHQKIESIRNGFIDWLKELPANDKKELETLYNDTFNCYVLREYDGTHLQFPGLDKKRLNIDDLYSSQKNSVWRIVQNRGALIDHEVGLGKTLTMVVASHEMKRLKIVNKPMILALKANVRQIAETYRKAYPNARVLAPDENDFTPAKRLRLFNEIKNNNWDCIILTHDQFGKIPQSPEIQKQIFEAELSNVERDLHTIKETGGEISRRMLKGLEIRKTNLGVKLQELRKGIEEKKDAGVTFLELGIDHLFVDEAHKYKNLTYTTRHDRVAGLGNKEGSQKALNMLFAVRELQTRFNSDLCVTFLSGTPISNSLTEMYLLFKYLRPKEMERQRIENFDAWAAVFAKKTTDFEFSVTNEIIAKERFRHFIKVPELALFYNEITDYKTAKHINLDKPEIDEQLINIPPTPEQQEFTKLLMQFAKTGNGELIGRPRLNDEEDKGRMLIATNYAKKMAADMRLIDSGKYSDHPNNKINVCARKAAEIYEQSKDHKGTQIIFCDIGTPKPNEFNIYDALKEKLITDFKVNANHITFIHDWTDKQKPELFRKMNNGDIRILLGSTEKAGTGLNVQAKVVAMHHLDIPWKPSELEQRDGRGARQGNIVAKEFYNNKVKNFIYAVEQSLDNYKFNLLKNKQTFISQMKNCELNVRTIDEGSIDEKSGMNFSEYIAILSGDTTLLEKSKMEKKIAVLESLRNAHHKETFRSRFKLENLQEEKGKTFQTLEKLSIDEKQYKSQLQYDKDGIKINPVRLDGLNSTDSETIGNHLIRLYTAWKPDIGEDDNKKIGELYGFGLFIRRQKETYEDKGMFEYKYSNVFYAESKKSGIKYSWNQGHINIDNPKLAARYFLNAIDRVDSLKEKYQKELNELNQNIPMLEKIVTKPFDKEDELAQLKKDVSRLEREISIKIQANQIKQHDITDTTPETPVVKMDPDTPKNNKSLLPKKKTEDVKVKGMRI, from the coding sequence ATGAGTTACAACAGTCAGCAGAAACTTAAAAACAATATCGAAGCTATTCGGATTGCTTTAGACTGGTCGGCAGAAAACAAATTGACTGCTGACCGGCTTTCTGCATTAAAGAAGTATTCAGGTTTTGGTGGCTTAAAAGCAGTTCTGTTTCCAAAAGCTACTAAGGAAGAATGGAAGAAGCAAAATGCATCGAAAGAAGATTTAAAACTTTATCCGCAGATAATGGAGCTGCATCAGTTATTGCAGCAAAAACTTGCGGATAAAGAGTATAAGAATGCAATTGATTTAATACGAAACAGCATTCTTACTGCCTTTTATACTCCCGAAATAATTCCACAATCCCTATTTGCTGTTCTTAAGGAACGGGGCATTGAGCCTGCTGCTATGTATGAACCAAGCAGTGGTGCTGGTGTGTTTGCAACCGAAGCTGTTGCAGCATTTCCATCATTGCAACAAATCAATGCTGTTGAGAAAGACTTTCTTACCGGTAAAGTATTAAGAGCACTAAGCAGTTCGTTACCTCTTCCTGTTTCGGTTCAAATAAAAGGCTTTGAAGATACCCCGGCTTCTGAAAATGGAAAATATGATTTAGTCGTCAGCAATATTCCCTTCGGCAATTTTAAGGTGTATGATGAAAGCATACAAGAAAAAGGACTAACAGATAAGATTCACAATTACTTTTTTGCAAAAGGGCTTGATAAATTAAAGGACGGTGGCTTGTTGGCTTATATTACTACCGATGCCTTTCTCAATAACCCGTCTAACCAAGTTGCCAGGGAATATCTTTTTAATAGTGCTGATTTCATTAGTTTGAATGTACTGCCCGACAACCTGATGAAAGATACTGGCAATACAGAAGCACCAAGCCATTTGCTGATTGTTCAAAAAAATCAAGCCAAACAATCTCTTTCAAAAGAAGAAAAGCAGTTGGTTAAAACTGTTGAACAACAAAATGAATTTGGCGACTATCAGCATAATCAATACATCGTTCTTCATCCTGAAATTATTTTAGGCAACCAGATAAAACCCGGCAAAGACCAATACGGGAAAGCACATGAAGTTATCTGGCAGACTGGTGACATAAAACTTATTGCACCGAAACTGGCTGAAACAGTTGCAAAAGGAATTGATGCAAGATTTAATAAAGAGGCCTTCAGGCAACAGATAAAACAAGTTCCAAAGCAAACAGGTACACAACTTACCTATACGGATATGCCGGAAAATAAGCCAGACAACAGTTCTGTGCAATTAGGATTATTTGATGCCGGTGCCTCTAATAACTTAAACAGGGCTTCAGCTTATATCAATCCGCTGGATGCTGCTGTAATTGATAAAAAGACAGCAAGGATTTTAAACATCATCCGCTCTAAGGACAAACCGCAGCATGAATTGGTTGTTTTAATGACGGCAAAGTCAACTGCCTTCAAGCAATATGTATATAAACTTTACTCCAATGCAGAAGAAATAAAGTTCTCCACTAACTGGATGAATGCTTCGTTGCTTCAGCATGAATTGGCTGGCTTAACCAATTCACTAAAAAAATATGACCAGCAATTTTACAATGATGGTGACGCAGTGTTTCATGTTTCGATAGGCGATGATGATAAACTGGAAACTTTAAGAGACATAAATCCATTTTATAAAGAAGGAACGCTGATTGTACATAACAACAGGGTTGGCTTTGTTTCTTATCTGGCATCCGATGATAAGAAGCCGGTTTTTATGCCCAGCCTGCAGGATAAAAAAGACCTCGGCTTTTATCAGCAATACACCAACATCAGGGATATGTATTTATCTCTTATGGAAAAAGAAAACTCGGGTATTGCAGCAGATGAAAATTTGAGAAAAGATTTAAACGAGGGGTATGAAGCATTGATAAAAGGGTATGGACTTTTAAACTCAGCCGCTAACCGGCAAAGGATTCTTAAAGATGAAGCATTTGGACTTACCATGCTTTCCTCAATTGAACGAAAGGAAGGGGAACAGTTTATTAAGTCTGATATTCTTACTCAGTCTTTATTACCGAAACAGGAAGTTTATGTAACCGATAATCCTTTGGAAGCCCTGGCAAAAAGCCTGAATGATAAGGGCAAGGTGGATATAGAGTTTATTGCTGCGGCAACAGACGGTACAGAACCTGAAACCATCGCCGCTTTGGGCAACCATATTTACATAAATCCGGCTAACAATGAATGGGAAACAGCCGACCAGTTTCTAAGCGGTAATGTGGTGAGTAAGCTACGGGTAGTGTCAGAAGCAGCTGAGAAGAATCCAGATAATCTGCAATTGTTTAAAAGCTTTTCTGCTTTACAAAAAGTACAGCCTGAAAAAATACCTTTTGAATTGCTTGATTTTAATTTGGGTGAAAGGTGGATACCAATTGACTATTACAGCCGCTTTGCCTCACATTTGTTTGAACTGAATACAGAAGTAAAATATTTTTCCTCTTTAGATACTTTCAAAGTAAATGCAAAGCTCACCAATGCCAAAATCAACCAGGAATATGCTGTTACTACAAAATCCGGCCGCCCAACTTATGGCGATGCCTTATTGGAATATGCTTTAGAAAATACTACGCCGTTCTATTCTTATGAAATTGAGGTAGCTGGCAAAAGCACCCGTGTGCCGGATAGTGAGGCTATTCAATTAGCACATCAAAAAATAGAATCTATACGCAACGGCTTTATTGATTGGTTAAAAGAGTTACCGGCGAATGACAAAAAGGAATTAGAGACCCTATATAACGATACGTTCAATTGCTATGTGTTGAGAGAATATGATGGAACTCATTTGCAGTTTCCCGGATTGGATAAAAAAAGATTGAACATTGATGATTTGTACAGCTCACAAAAAAACTCTGTTTGGCGCATTGTACAAAACAGGGGTGCATTGATAGACCATGAAGTTGGTTTGGGAAAGACATTGACGATGGTAGTTGCTTCACATGAAATGAAACGGCTGAAGATTGTAAACAAGCCAATGATACTTGCACTCAAAGCGAATGTGCGCCAGATTGCAGAAACTTACAGAAAAGCATACCCCAATGCAAGAGTATTGGCTCCTGACGAAAATGATTTTACTCCGGCCAAACGACTTCGATTATTTAATGAAATCAAAAACAATAATTGGGATTGCATTATTCTTACGCATGACCAGTTTGGAAAAATTCCCCAAAGCCCGGAAATACAAAAGCAAATATTTGAAGCAGAACTTAGTAATGTAGAAAGGGATTTGCATACAATAAAAGAAACGGGTGGTGAGATTAGCAGACGAATGCTGAAAGGTCTGGAAATCCGCAAAACAAATCTTGGGGTTAAACTTCAGGAATTACGAAAAGGTATTGAAGAAAAGAAAGATGCAGGTGTCACCTTTCTGGAATTGGGTATTGACCATTTATTTGTAGATGAAGCACACAAGTATAAAAATCTTACCTACACCACAAGGCATGACCGGGTAGCCGGGTTGGGCAATAAAGAAGGAAGCCAGAAAGCATTAAATATGCTGTTTGCTGTTCGGGAATTGCAAACAAGATTTAACAGTGACTTGTGTGTTACTTTTTTATCAGGCACACCAATTAGTAACAGCCTTACAGAAATGTACCTGCTCTTTAAGTATCTGCGGCCAAAAGAAATGGAACGGCAGCGGATTGAAAACTTTGATGCCTGGGCTGCTGTGTTTGCAAAAAAGACAACCGACTTTGAATTTTCTGTTACCAATGAAATTATTGCGAAAGAAAGGTTCAGGCATTTTATAAAAGTGCCGGAACTGGCGTTGTTTTATAATGAGATTACTGATTATAAAACAGCCAAACATATTAACCTTGATAAACCGGAAATTGATGAGCAGTTAATCAATATTCCACCAACACCAGAGCAACAGGAATTTACAAAACTATTGATGCAGTTTGCTAAAACAGGTAATGGTGAATTAATTGGCAGGCCAAGACTCAATGATGAAGAAGACAAAGGCCGTATGCTGATTGCAACGAACTACGCAAAAAAGATGGCGGCTGATATGCGGCTGATTGACTCCGGTAAATACAGCGACCATCCAAATAATAAAATAAACGTTTGTGCCAGGAAGGCTGCAGAGATATATGAGCAAAGTAAAGACCACAAAGGCACTCAAATTATCTTCTGCGATATTGGTACACCCAAACCTAATGAATTTAATATCTATGATGCCCTTAAAGAAAAGCTTATTACTGATTTTAAAGTCAATGCAAATCATATCACTTTCATTCACGACTGGACAGATAAGCAAAAGCCGGAACTATTCCGAAAGATGAACAATGGTGACATCAGGATTTTATTGGGCAGTACGGAAAAAGCAGGCACAGGATTAAACGTACAAGCGAAGGTAGTTGCCATGCACCATTTGGATATTCCCTGGAAACCATCTGAACTGGAACAAAGGGACGGTCGTGGCGCCAGGCAGGGAAACATTGTTGCCAAAGAATTTTATAATAACAAGGTGAAGAATTTTATTTATGCTGTTGAGCAATCGTTAGACAATTACAAATTCAACCTCTTGAAGAATAAACAAACCTTTATCAGCCAGATGAAAAACTGCGAACTGAACGTAAGAACGATTGATGAAGGAAGTATTGATGAAAAAAGCGGCATGAATTTTTCTGAGTACATTGCCATTTTATCAGGTGATACAACGCTGCTGGAAAAATCAAAAATGGAAAAGAAGATAGCGGTTTTAGAAAGTTTACGCAATGCCCACCATAAAGAAACATTTCGGTCAAGGTTTAAATTAGAAAATCTGCAGGAAGAAAAAGGTAAAACGTTTCAAACATTAGAGAAACTGAGTATAGATGAAAAGCAATACAAAAGTCAGCTGCAGTACGATAAAGACGGAATTAAAATTAATCCTGTTCGCCTTGACGGTCTAAATAGTACAGATTCAGAAACTATCGGCAACCATTTAATCCGTCTCTACACAGCCTGGAAACCTGATATTGGCGAAGATGATAATAAAAAGATTGGAGAACTGTATGGCTTTGGTTTATTTATCCGCAGGCAAAAAGAAACCTACGAAGACAAAGGCATGTTTGAATACAAATACAGCAATGTGTTTTATGCTGAAAGTAAAAAGAGTGGTATTAAGTATTCATGGAACCAGGGTCATATTAATATTGATAATCCAAAGCTGGCTGCCCGGTATTTTTTAAATGCTATTGACCGGGTTGATTCATTGAAAGAAAAATATCAAAAAGAACTCAACGAACTAAATCAAAATATTCCAATGCTGGAGAAGATTGTGACAAAACCATTTGATAAGGAAGATGAACTGGCACAATTGAAGAAAGATGTTTCCAGATTGGAAAGAGAGATTAGTATTAAGATACAGGCCAACCAGATTAAACAGCATGATATTACTGATACAACCCCTGAAACCCCGGTCGTGAAAATGGACCCTGACACACCAAAAAATAATAAAAGCCTGTTACCAAAGAAAAAAACGGAAGATGTCAAAGTAAAGGGTATGAGGATTTGA
- a CDS encoding DUF4134 domain-containing protein → MKKVFVRRNVIYSTFCFLLLLLTVSAIAQDGNAGINEANTKVRSYFAAGVNLMYAVGAIVGLIGAVKVYQKWNSGDHDTGKVAAAWFGSCVFLVIVATVIRSFFGV, encoded by the coding sequence ATGAAAAAAGTGTTTGTAAGAAGAAATGTTATTTACAGTACATTCTGTTTTTTACTTCTGCTACTTACTGTTTCAGCTATTGCACAAGATGGCAATGCTGGTATTAATGAAGCCAACACAAAAGTGAGAAGCTACTTTGCTGCCGGGGTAAACCTTATGTACGCTGTAGGCGCTATTGTCGGTTTAATCGGAGCCGTAAAGGTTTATCAAAAGTGGAACAGTGGCGACCATGATACAGGTAAAGTAGCAGCGGCCTGGTTTGGAAGTTGTGTATTCCTGGTGATAGTAGCCACCGTTATCCGCTCATTCTTTGGTGTATAA
- a CDS encoding helix-turn-helix domain-containing protein, which translates to MIRQSDKGNLKKLGANIKRLREAKNLSLRELSYACDIDNSKISKIEKGQINITFTTILQLAKALEISPSELLKTDYD; encoded by the coding sequence ATGATTCGGCAAAGCGATAAAGGCAATTTAAAAAAACTGGGAGCAAATATTAAAAGACTCCGTGAGGCGAAAAATCTAAGTCTCCGGGAACTGTCGTATGCCTGTGACATTGATAACAGCAAGATTTCGAAAATTGAAAAGGGCCAAATAAATATAACCTTTACTACAATTTTGCAATTAGCAAAGGCGTTGGAAATTTCTCCGTCAGAATTACTGAAGACTGATTACGACTAA